CAGCAGCTCAAGAACGCGCTGATTTCGCGGACCGAACGCTCGCGTGTTGAGAGCCTGCTTCAGGAGCATGGAAAGATCTCTCCTGACAATCTAAACGGAGCCGTCAAAAAGCTGGAATCTTGGCGAGGTGGAGAACGCGCCAAGCTCGCAGCCCGATTCTTTGCCGACTTCGTTCGTTATCACCGCGACTTCCGTCGCTTTGAAGCTGTCTGTTCGGCCATGGACGCAATAAACGTAATTTCTACCGAACGGCTTCGCGAACTCTCGGCAATCAACAACACGCTTTATGAGTTCCTGCTCCCCGATGAACAAAAGACTGGAGAAGAAAAGGTTCTGCGGCACGTCATACTCAAAGCCGACATTCGCGAATCGACTACGCTCACCCGCACGCTTTTCGAGCGAGGACTCAATCCAGCCTCATACTTCAGCCTGAACTTCTACGAACCGATTAATAAGCTTCTGCCGAAGTACGATGCCGCGACGGTGTTTATCGAAGGCGACGCCATGATCCTTGCCTTGTTTGAGCGGGAAGGCGAAGGTGGTCTCGCAGTAGCGCGCGCCTGCGTACTGGCAAAAGAAATGCTCGGTATCGTGAGTGCTTATAACGAGCAGTCGCAAAAGCAGGGCCTTCCCGCTTTGGAACTCGGAATCGGGATCTCGTATCAGGACTCGCCGCCGATGTATCTCATGTACGGCCCGCAGCGAATCATGATTTCGCGTGCCTTGAACGAAAGCGATCGGCTGTCTTCCTGCAGTAAGGGCGCGCGCAAGTTCGTGGCCGGCAGAACGACACCGTTTAACGTGTTCAGTCTGCAAACAGTGCAGGATAAGGATACGAGCGGCAATCCCGACGAATTCCTGGTGCGGTACAACATCGGAGGCGCAATGATCAGCCCAGCCGCATTCGAAAAGCTCGCGCAGGAAATTAGCCTCAAAGAGCATTCCTGCCAGCTAGCCACGATTTGGCCGAAAGAAGAAGTCAAGCTGTTCAGCGGAACCGTTCCGATTGCCTCGGGACTATTCCACAAGATCGCAATTCGAGAAGCTGTCATTCCCCACGTTGACGCCGGCAGCATGAAGGTCAACGACTGGACTGCACGCAAATACTATGAGGTATGTGTAAGTCCGGAAATTTATCAGTTGCTCGAAAAACCACTTACCACTGCAGCCACCGCGCTTTAAGTCCGTCTGCATTCATCCGACAAACAATGGTGCCTCACCAACCGCAGTAGCCGTATCTGAAACTCTCTCCGGGGCTTCGGTGTCCAATTGTGCAGCTGGAGAAAACATGAGTTTCAATTTGGGAGCAGGCGGTCGTCCTGCAGCGGAGATGAACGTTACACCTTTGATCGATGTTTTGCTCGTTCTGCTGATTATCTTCATGATCATTACGCCCATGGATCCGCATGGTCTGCTCACGGAGGTTCCTCAGCAGAAAGGCAATGACGCTCAGGCCTACGCTCCCATCGTGTTGCAGCTCAAACAGGAAAAGAGCGGCCCTCCTTCCATAGCGATCAACCAGCAGCCACTCGCCTGGAAGGATCTTGGAAATCGCCTGATTGAGATCTACAAATCCCGCGCGGATCGTGTGCTGTTCGTCAAAGGCGATCCCGATGTGGAATTCGATTACGTGGCCCAGGTGATCGACACGGCGTATGGCGTGAACGTCCGCCGAGTTGGGCTGATTCCTTAGAACCCGCGCCTGCTGCGGAAAGGGATGCGGACCACCGTTTCGAGATCGATGGGATTGCCATCGCGCGTGCCGGGAACAAAGTGCCAGGCGCTGAGCGCCCGGGCTGCATTCTCGTCGAGACGATCGTCGAAACCCTCGAGAATCTTTACTTCTGCAACGCTGCCATCAGCGCGGATGATCGCATACAAAATGACAACGCCCTGAACGTTCTCGCGCATCAGTTCGGCCGGATACGCCGCATCGACTTCCCGCAATGGAATCGGTGCAGTCACGTCACCGGATCCGCCGTTAATGCCG
This sequence is a window from Terriglobales bacterium. Protein-coding genes within it:
- a CDS encoding biopolymer transporter ExbD, translating into MSFNLGAGGRPAAEMNVTPLIDVLLVLLIIFMIITPMDPHGLLTEVPQQKGNDAQAYAPIVLQLKQEKSGPPSIAINQQPLAWKDLGNRLIEIYKSRADRVLFVKGDPDVEFDYVAQVIDTAYGVNVRRVGLIP